The Apodemus sylvaticus chromosome 22, mApoSyl1.1, whole genome shotgun sequence genome includes a region encoding these proteins:
- the Lrcol1 gene encoding leucine-rich colipase-like protein 1 encodes MSVTVWMLLLLMLLLWAVPTFQDKNTKLVSAYKGIGEMCRYNSECQSDCCVTNSANPQKFCTPQTVFLECVPWRKPNGYLCEENTQCHSNCCIRTSSSPDTFCSAKTIFMQCISWRKPEGDICQNHLECWSLCCLPLSENSPSYCTKRTGLLALCLPV; translated from the exons ATGTCTGTCACGGTGTggatgctgctgctgttgatgcTGCTGCTCTGGGCTGTACCCACGTTCCAGGATAAGAACACGAAGTTGGTTTCAGCCTACAAG GGAATCGGAGAGATGTGTCGATACAATTCTGAGTGTCAGAGCGACTGCTGTGTCACCAACAGCGCGAATCCACAGAAATTCTGCACCCCTCAGACTGTGTTTTTGGAATGTGTGCCCTGGAGGAAG CCAAATGGGTACCTCTgtgaagaaaacacacaatgccACAGCAACTGTTGCATCAGGACTAGCAGCAGCCCAGACACGTTCTGCTCAGCAAAGACCATCTTCATGCAGTGTATATCTTGGCGCAAG cctgaaggAGACATATGCCAAAACCACCTTGAATGCTGGAGCCTGTGCTGCCTCCCACTGAGCGAGAACAGCCCTTCCTACTGTACAAAGCGCACCGGGCTCCTGGCCCTCTGCCTGCCAGTG TGA